In Lolium rigidum isolate FL_2022 chromosome 3, APGP_CSIRO_Lrig_0.1, whole genome shotgun sequence, the genomic window CGAAGTCTGAACTTCTGGCGCCCAACCAAAGCAGGGTTCGCTGCCTGGTTTTCTCCACCTCGACTACCTCATGATGGCGGCTGCGACGGTGGCAGGAGCAgccgccacggccgccgccaTATCCCTGTTCACCTACTACCTCTTCCTCCGCAAGAGCGGTTCCAAGCTCCCATGGACCCTCACCACCCGCGGGAACGGCCGGAGGACACGGCGGAAGGGCCTCGTGGAGGCCATCGGGAACACGCCCCTCATACGCATCAACAGCCTCTCCGACGCCACAGGTTGCGAGGTACATGCGTGGGGATATCTCCTTGTGTAGGTGGCTCCGCTTTGCTGGGTCAAGTTTTCGAAGTGTGATTTGTTGTTCGAATGAGATGCAGATTTTGGGGAAGGCGGAGTTTCTGAATCCGGGAGGCAGCGTGAAGGACCGCGTAGCGGTGAAGATCATCGAGGAGGTAATTTTTTGCAATTTGTTGGAAATGAATTTAGTCTTAGTTTGTAGAAGGGAAGAACTATGAAATAGATATAGTTCGCGGTGAGAGGTTTCTGACCACTTCGTGTAATGTTGGCCATCGCGACATGCATGTTAGTCATTTTGTGAGGTCAAGTTCAGGTAGCCATTTCATCCTTGATGAATGATATGGCAACAGGATTACTGGTACTAACAAAATATGTGTAGGTCCAGCATCAACTGTTTCTTCAGTACAAGAGCATGGCAagggggaagggatttccttcttaattcttgcttgattagattaatacatctcctctccttatatagagaggtttacttgactcccaagcaaggcttacttgacccctaagcaaaccataagactaacgggcccaggcccatgacgtactctaacacagCCCTCATTTTCCGAGTTTTCTTTCATATGTATTTGATTATGAAGCATGTAACATTACCTCGCTAAAGAATCAGTCGTAGTTGTTCAGGAGAGCACCCATGGTCATGGAAAACACCATCCAGTTCtgaatttcgagtattaaagaagggTATTTGAAATAAGCTTTTATTGGCACAAAATGCTAACAAGTGGCCCCCCTGCCAAAAAAAGCTAACAAGTGGGTGATAACACTGAATTACTTCCTGGCATGTGTATCTAACTGCATTATTTATATTTCACTGTGTGAGGCATGTGATACTTTGTTAATATACTCAATCTTtcagttttttttgttgttttctacAGTATTCTTGTTAAATTAATATCTCTTCTTCTTTAACTTAACATGACACTGGGGCTTTCATTAATATCAGGCCCTGGAATCTGGAGACCTTGTCTGTGGTGGTGTAGTAATAGAGGGGAGTGCTGGAAGCACGGCTATTAGCTTGGCCACTGTTGCTCCTGCTTATGGCTGTAAGTGCCATGTTGTTATTCCCGACGATGCTGCCGTTGAGAAGGTAGGGAAGTTACATGCTGTTCAATAATTCTTGTGTACTGTCTACTAATTAGATCATTCTGCTGCGTAGTATCTGGAACTTCTAACTACTTTAGGTTAGAACACATTAGCATTTTATTTGTAAATAATCATATTTCAGGATTCAGGCCCTGGCTTCACCTACTGATCTAGGCTCAAGTCTGCCCTTCAAGGGTGAGGCTATTCTGGCCTAGCTGGGACCATTAAGATATCTATTTTGGATGCTTCAGTTGGTCATTCCTCTTAAGAATGTTGCAAAGTACTAAAGAATCACAGTAGTATCACAGATCTATTTGCTTATGCTCCTCTCATGTAGTTTAAAAATGTTTTGCAGTCTCAAATAATTGAGGCGCTTGGAGCTACCGTGGAGCGAGTGCGCCCTGTTTCAATCACGCACAAAGACCATTTTGTCAACATTGCAAGAAGAAGAGCTTTAGAAGCAAATGTAGCATCAGTAAAAAGAGAAACAAATGACATACAAACTAACGGTTCAGCACATGCCATTGTTAAAACGCTGCACCCCAAACAAACTAATGGTTCAGCATATGCAAATAGTGAAGTGCCACACATTGGGAAATGTTTTCCTAATTCTGATTCGAAGGGAGGTTTTTTTGCTGACCAATTTGAGAATTTGGCAAACTATCAAGCCCATTACGAGTGGACTGGTCCTGAGATATGGGAACAAACTAAAGGGACACTTCATGCCTTTGTTGCTGCAGCTGGTACTGGCGGTACGGTTGCTGGAGTCTCACGATATCTGAAGGTTCGCATtcttattattttatttcttgtaTGCATTTTCTTCTTGGGTCGACAACTTCTTAATTGCTATGATATTCTTTATTTAGGAAAAGAACAGAAATGTCCGATGCTTTTTAATGGACCCACCTGGTTCTGGTCTGTTCAACAAGGTTACTAGAGGGGTTATGTACACAAAAGAGGAGGCTGAGGGCAAAAGGCTTAAGAATCCCTTTGACACTGTTACTGAAGGAATTGGAATCAACAGGGTCACAGCAAATTTCATGATGGCTGAACTAGATGGAGCTTACCGAGGAACAGATAGAGAAGCCGTTGAGATGTCAAGGTACATTTCGTATTGACTTTTAGCTATTATTATTATCTGAAAGAGAAATGGTAGTTTGCGTAGCATTGTTGATTAGAGCATAAGTTATTTTATCAACGACATCTTGTACTTGTGACTCTTCAATGCAGTCTGCCTTTCACTGATCGAGTAATGGGGTTGATATTGTAATATTTCCCTACATCTGGAATTGCTGTTGACATTATTTTTGGCTATTCAATTCTTCAATCCCTtccaaaaagaagaaaatgcacacAACCCCCCTCTCAAACTCAGTGGAAGCCTTAATTGCTAAGCATGTTTTAGTAGCCGTAGGCAGACTTATATATTTTTAAATCAAAGCCTTGCTTGTCATAATTGGTGGAGAGTTTGCCATTGTTTATTCTTCTATCTTACTAAGCATTGTAGCAGAAGCATGAAAATAATTGTACGAGCTGACACCAGTTTACTTGAAACATTACTCAGGTTCCTGTTGAGAAAGGATGGACTATTCGTTGGGAGCTCTTCAGCCATGAATTGTGTTGGGGCTGTTAGAGTTGCCCGGGATTTAGGTCCAGGACATACAATTGTCACAATTCTCTGTGACAGTGGGATGAGGCATCTAAGCAAGTTCTTCAATGATGAATATTTGGCTAATCATGGGTTGACACCAAACGCTACTGGTTTGGAGTTTCTGGATCAGTGAGAGCTTACATGGAGGAATGTATTATTTCAGCAATTTTGTCATCCTGTGAGGTCTAACTTGGCAGTGGTCAGCAGTCAGCGGGTGAACATGCCGTAATCATCCCATGTAGCAAGGTGTTACATCTTAAATTGTATGCCACCCTGATCAAATGTTTCTCGGAAAGATATAGTGATGTACTGTAGAGTAGTTGTCCTTGCCAATCAACAGGGACTAGGATAGCCAACCCTGCtgatcttattgtttttcttcaggTTGTACACCCCGCTTCTATGTATACACCCTGCAGTGATGCAGTTGCTTACAATCATCTGTGTACTACTACTGGCTTGGTTTTGTGCCATGGCAGCAGATATGGTATATTAAAACATTGCAGGTCCTCTAATCGAATATTAGTGCGAGCGAGAGTATGGGTGGAGACAGTGCCTCATTTGAGGAAAGGGACGTGTCTTAGCAGGACCTTTGAAAGGGGAGaaaatgacaaaaaactaccacaattgtgccATAGATGACGCGGAACTACCAAATGGGACACGATTGTCACATGACTACCATGTTTGGGGCAGGGTCGCGACGCGGAGCACTGATTGAACGGATCAAGCGTGTTAACCATGTTTCTGGCAGCCCTGGCCCACCGTCAGAGCTGACGTGGCTAGCAGTCGACGGACGGCCGTTAGGGCGCGCGTTAGGCTGATGTTTTAAGGCGTTGGCTGGGTCGTCTCCTTCCTCTCTCCTTTCTCTCGTTCCGTCGCCTCGGAAGCGGTCGCCGCCGACTTAGATCTCCGCCGCCGCGAGGACGAGACGGCCATGGTTTCGTGGGGTGACGGCGAGGATTCCTCTTCGGAGCGAGCTCCTCGGCGGCGATGTGAGTCCTCAACTTATGCTTGTCATAATTTGGGCAAATTGCGGGGTTAGGAATTGGGGGAATTTTGATTTT contains:
- the LOC124701817 gene encoding cysteine synthase 2-like, encoding MMAAATVAGAAATAAAISLFTYYLFLRKSGSKLPWTLTTRGNGRRTRRKGLVEAIGNTPLIRINSLSDATGCEILGKAEFLNPGGSVKDRVAVKIIEEALESGDLVCGGVVIEGSAGSTAISLATVAPAYGCKCHVVIPDDAAVEKSQIIEALGATVERVRPVSITHKDHFVNIARRRALEANVASVKRETNDIQTNGSAHAIVKTLHPKQTNGSAYANSEVPHIGKCFPNSDSKGGFFADQFENLANYQAHYEWTGPEIWEQTKGTLHAFVAAAGTGGTVAGVSRYLKEKNRNVRCFLMDPPGSGLFNKVTRGVMYTKEEAEGKRLKNPFDTVTEGIGINRVTANFMMAELDGAYRGTDREAVEMSRFLLRKDGLFVGSSSAMNCVGAVRVARDLGPGHTIVTILCDSGMRHLSKFFNDEYLANHGLTPNATGLEFLDQ